The window ATCAATATcattgtttgaatttaaattattatttgttgatggcTGTTGTTGATTTGACGTTGTCGTCGTTGTCGTTGACCCCGTCGTCGTGGTGGTGGCTGTTGATGTTTGTTGTtcttgttgctgctgttgttgttgttctctTTTACGTATTAATGTTGACATTATTGCAAGTGTTGATGCATGACAACGTGGACTTTTACGTGGTAATCTAACAAaaccatttaatttatttttttttttagtttcattatttttttgacaaatagCACGTAAATgttcatgaaaattttcaatttcatatgGTAACATAAATGGTTTTCTATCATCACAATCACTAAAATAATGCCAATATTCAGAACCATCATCTTGACGTTGATATGTTTGATACCATGGTTCAGATTTTGgtattatttcaaatgaaaaattcattttttcaattttagctGATGGTTTTGATggatataatatttcaatattattatcatcatcaatattatttaataatttattattatcactaatattatcaactttttcttTGGTAGATATattaacatcattatttttatcattattaaaattttcacgtaattttttatcagcaaTTTGTCCTTGAAATCTAAGACGACTACCAGttgtttcaaatttataataatctgtATTTTCACGTATAAATACTTCAGCTTgtgttcttcttctttttttagctctacttgatgaatcatcatgtgaatcatcatcaattggtTCTTGTTTTATTGGTGATGATATGACAATTGaacttgatgatttatcatcagTTAAATCACTAGATGTTTCTTTTGGTAATACACTTGattgatcatcatcattatcagcaTCATCACCACTAGATTCATCTCTTCTTGCATCACCAAACATAAATGATTCAGCTTCATCacttaataatgataattctGATTTTCTAACACGTTTAAAACGTACGACAACTGGTTTTTCACTTGatgcatcattattatcattatttaatttttgtacttTATCATcttgttgtttattaatatcttTATCAACATGTTTATTTTCAGTTGGTAGTTTAATTGTTTGACTATTTGTACACTGAGCATTACTACGTAATTTACTGCCCAATACTTCAACTTTATAATATGAAcgattttcatttaataaacgtTCTTCAATTGATAATCTTTGACGTGATCTTGATGAACGTATTGAACgtctattaaatttatttttatttattttactattatcattgctatcaacatcatctttttttaaaacttctgataattttgtattactattattactatttaattttatatttttatcatcagtattatttattaattcattatctaattttgaattatctaatttattattaattgtatcaatttttaatggaaggctattattatttgttatggatttttgtgttattattaatgattttttttcttttggcaataatttattatcaatatctgATGAAGCAACAAGTCTTGTATtacatttatcattaatttttaattcattttcagattgattttttattttttctttatctttattattattattattacgttcTTCCCATTTTGttaatgatggtgatgattttttttgattattacaacgtaattcttttgtttttaatctaacatcatcatttaattcagttaatggtattttttcatcaattttatcttcattttttgatgattcttttttattattttgttgttgttgttcatcaATATGATTATGATCATCTTttacttcttctttttcttgttcttCATGTTCTTGatcttcattatcatcatcactttTATTGTCATCTTCTTCAATCCATATTGTTCCTTTTGAACGTTTTTTAATAGTATAACCATCAagattttcaaaaaacttGTCACTTTTATTATCACTCTCATGCCATGGACTACCTTTTGATCTTAATAAATGTCCACTTTCATGCTTGGCACGTGTACGTAAATTATGTGATGagcttaattttaaattaagccTACGTCTTGCACCATTACATTGTaccatttttaattcatcaacattaaaatttgataactcatcatcaacaacaactggtggtggtgttgttgttgcttcaactttatcaataacatcattaccatttgtaaatatattttgcctgtaaaaaaataaaacaataaacaacaaaaaacaataataaattacaacaaattataaattaaatatttaatttactaacCCATCATCTGGTTTATAAGGTTTAAGAAATGCTTCAACACTTGCACCAGATTCAATTAATGTatcaagtgataaaaaattatcactatttttaacaaatgcaAGATGTTTATCACTTTGTACATGTTTTGTTAAATCCTTGTAATCAACACGACATATTTCACAATAACCCGAGACCAATTGTTCAGATCTACGGGTTCTTGTTGCCGTTGCACGTGGTCTACGTGTCATTTCACCTTTTATAtcacttttattaattttaatttgtttatcttcttgttttttttttctatcaaatggACAACTTCCAAAATCaccatcaaaattaattgtcgGCCATACAGGTA is drawn from Aphidius gifuensis isolate YNYX2018 linkage group LG3, ASM1490517v1, whole genome shotgun sequence and contains these coding sequences:
- the LOC122851114 gene encoding putative histone-lysine N-methyltransferase 1, coding for MVSPSKIQQLKDKKALSKDSTRERNSHIRLTKGDKPLLKKSFYLDVKNHGLSNKLENKIKNFGGIVEVFLVKSVTLVVSDRVDNKTEQQTDKRKWAYTSGGSGGPPSLRSIEPQTPTRTPTTPSLDGECPLSNSTNTRGQTGQRTKSRADAMLERALIQPQKCSVDPLDNALNWGIPIWTTDKLQNWLDKIYISLKESGNINKCVVNNNNKSGTDKDLKVKDFKKPYIKFESFKRETRPVFLELPVWPTINFDGDFGSCPFDRKKKQEDKQIKINKSDIKGEMTRRPRATATRTRRSEQLVSGYCEICRVDYKDLTKHVQSDKHLAFVKNSDNFLSLDTLIESGASVEAFLKPYKPDDGQNIFTNGNDVIDKVEATTTPPPVVVDDELSNFNVDELKMVQCNGARRRLNLKLSSSHNLRTRAKHESGHLLRSKGSPWHESDNKSDKFFENLDGYTIKKRSKGTIWIEEDDNKSDDDNEDQEHEEQEKEEVKDDHNHIDEQQQQNNKKESSKNEDKIDEKIPLTELNDDVRLKTKELRCNNQKKSSPSLTKWEERNNNNNKDKEKIKNQSENELKINDKCNTRLVASSDIDNKLLPKEKKSLIITQNSNTKLSEVLKKDDVDSNDNSKINKNKFNRRSIRSSRSRQRLSIEERLLNENRSYYKVEVLGSKLRSNAQCTNSQTIKLPTENKHVDKDINKQQDDKVQKLNNDNNDASSEKPVVVRFKRVRKSELSLLSDEAESFMFGDARRDESSGDDADNDDDQSSVLPKETSSDLTDDKSSSSIVISSPIKQEPIDDDSHDDSSSRAKKRRRTQAEVFIRENTDYYKFETTGSRLRFQGQIADKKLRENFNNDKNNDVNISTKEKVDNISDNNKLLNNIDDDNNIEILYPSKPSAKIEKMNFSFEIIPKSEPWYQTYQRQDDGSEYWHYFSDCDDRKPFMLPYEIENFHEHLRAICQKNNETKKKNKLNGFVRLPRKSPRCHASTLAIMSTLIRKREQQQQQQQEQQTSTATTTTTGSTTTTTTSNQQQPSTNNNLNSNNDIDVDMKFLTNSLKLDKSSTDLELCQIVKNIDEMLNAEIPPNDSFEPETITALNNDYEINNIKSSGPPDNLLDLLENCHQHINGFENSSCASSECGETITESSSSSPLKRRKRRKNRTGWPGNKIRKKLHIIKQEKELSQPDVDSERENLPTKNQNNTTNNINAADDDDDDEDYNQFYNDDHNNDNNIDNKIHNGKIICDKITVNDNIDKKLCKLTNDVTINDCQTSNNLIDNNHDNLFRKDITTGKKLTNNKSTTSTTSSSATSATSSSETSSASSESSSQKNNKDNDVKPSSSSSPSSSSLEDNTTHSESNLFRKKSTIISRKNYTTNIKTKQRETTTTTAKTNGHDTLSSSDSTSDNKNNSSELNYNNKKQIINKNRNKKQRNKNKIDYDNENYDKKDTIDNDIDCNERVNTPTREIRQRRSSIEFQPVVRVMKIDEQVDIDHNILSVTVASNRRLRSSSSPRSQGPPSKRCKRERGPFGRWSKYN